One genomic window of Grus americana isolate bGruAme1 chromosome 29, bGruAme1.mat, whole genome shotgun sequence includes the following:
- the SLC27A3 gene encoding long-chain fatty acid transport protein 3 has translation MALWLLLAALAALALGQRLLWPHLWADLGFAARAARCRRRAGSGGPGTLAARFLRRAREAPGRPFLRAAGGAEPYGRAARRVARVANALRGRPLNGGDGGELGPGVTVGLLVGNEPRFVWGWLGLAALGARPAFLGTALRPAALRHCLRSCGARGLLVADDLFGSVEPILPSLQEDGIVVWVLGSGPYPPGVVALQELLDAASEELEPEDVWQPEDMNDTCLYIFTSGTTGLPKAARVSHLKSIMCLGFYELVGASSRDVVYLALPLYHMAGSLLGIVGCIGIGATCVLKEKFSASQFWDDCRAEGVTVFQYIGELCRYLVNQPLRPGEREHGLRLAVGSGLRPDVWRSFLQRFGTIRIVETYGMTEGNVTLFNYTGTPGAVGRSSFIYKLFSPFEIVRYDVTEGAPVRDAAGRCIRVGTGETGLLIAPVTPRTPFLGYAGSRELSEQKLLRGVFTEGDTYFSTGDLMEQDAAQFVRFRDRTGDTYRWKGENVATTEVAEALVAHESLQEATVYGVTVPGHEGRAGMAALVLRPGCRLDGPALYRHVEQLLPPYARPRFLRLQERLAMTETFKQQKVRLAQEGFDPARVPDPLFLLDEPTQAYVPLGPALWRDVLDGRRRI, from the exons ATGGCGCTCTGGTTGCTGCTGGCCGCCCTGGCCGCCCTGGCGCTGGGGCAGCGGCTGCTGTGGCCGCACCTCTGGGCCGACCTGGGCTTCGCGGCGCGGGCGGCGCGgtgccggcggcgggcggggagcgggggacCGGGCACTTTGGCCGCCCGGTTCCTACGGAGGGCGCGGGAGGCTCCGGGCCGACCCTTCCTGCGGGCTGCGGGGGGCGCGGAGCCCTacgggcgggcggcgcggcgggtgGCGCGGGTGGCCAACGCGCTGCGGGGGCGGCCCCTGAacggcggggacgggggggagTTGGGTCCCGGCGTGACCGTGGGGCTTTTGGTGGGCAACGAACCGCGTTTCGTCTGGGGGTGGTTGGGGCTGGCGGCGCTGGGGGCCCGACCCGCCTTCCTGGGCACGGCGCTGCGTCCCGCCGCGCTCCGGCACTGCCTGCGGTCCTGCGGGGCGCGGGGGCTGCTGGTGGCGGACG ACCTGTTTGGGTCAGTGGAGCCCatcctgcccagcctgcaggagGACGGCATCGTGGTGTGGGTGCTGGGCTCGGGGCCGTACCCCCCTGGCGTCGTGgccctgcaggagctgctggatgcGGCCTCCGAGGAGCTGGAGCCCGAGGACGTCTGGCAGCCCGAGGACATGAACGACACGTGCCTCTACATCTTCACCTCCGGCACCACGG GTCTCCCCAAAGCCGCCCGCGTCTCCCACCTCAAGTCCATCATGTGCCTGGGCTTCTACGAGCTGGTGGGAGCCTCCAGCCGGGACGTGGTGTACCTGGCGCTGCCCCTCTACCACATGGCCGGGTCCCTCCTGGGCATCGTTGGCTGCATCGGCATCG GAGCCACTTGTGTGCTGAAGGAGAAGTTCTCAGCCAGCCAGTTTTGGGATGACTGTCGCGCTGAGGGCGTCACCGTCTTCCAGTACATCGGGGAGCTCTGCCGCTACCTGGTCAACCAGCCCTTG CGCCCCGGGGAGCGGGAGCACGGGCTGCGGCTGGCGGTGGGCAGCGGGCTGCGCCCCGACGTCTGGCGGAGCTTCCTGCAGCGTTTCGGGACCATCCGCATCGTGGAGACCTACGGGATGACCGAGGGCAACGTCACCCTCTTCAACTACACGGGGACGCCGGGGGCCGTGGGGCGCAGCAGCTTCATCTAcaag CTCTTCTCGCCCTTCGAGATCGTGCGCTACGACGTGACGGAGGGAGCCCCGGTGCGGGACGCGGCTGGACGCTGCATCCGTGTGGGGACGG GTGAGACGGGGCTGCTGATCGCCCCGGTGACCCCCCGGACCCCCTTCCTGGGCTACGCCGGCAGCCGGGAGCTGTCggagcagaagctgctgcgGGGGGTCTTCACCGAGGGTGACACCTACTTCAGCACCGGCGACCTGATGGAGCAGGATGCGGCCCAGTTCGTCCGCTTCCGTGACCGCACCGGGGACACTTACAG ATGGAAAGGTGAGAACGTGGCCACCACAGAGGTGGCCGAAGCCTTGGTGGCCCACGAATCCCTACAAGAAGCCACCGTATACGGTGTCACCGTGCCAG GCCACGAGGGTCGTGCCGGGATGGCGGCGCTGGTGCTGCGTCCTGGCTGCCGGCTGGACGGGCCAGCGCTTTACCGGCACGTTGAGCAGCTCCTGCCGCCCTACGCGCGGCCCCGCTTCCTCCGGCTGCAG GAGCGCCTGGCGATGACCGAGACCTTCAAGCAGCAGAAGGTGCGGCTGGCGCAGGAGGGCTTCGACCCGGCTCGCGTCCCCGACCCCCTCTTCCTGCTGGACGAGCCCACCCAGGCCTACGTGCCCCTCGGCCCCGCGCTCTGGCGGGACGTCCTGGACGGGCGCCGACGCATTTAG